The genomic stretch ttaacctcatattaattatttcatttaaaatctaatgtgctggagtacagagagtcCTAAAGAAATACTTAAGGACTACACTGTAGATATTGCTATATTGTAGCGATTCCTTATGTTGATGGAAATTGGCCGCTGTCCACTGGCCCTTAGTGTCGCCATGAGTGTGGTAATACGATTATGTCTACATTTCCTCTCTTGTGGCCCTCTCAGTGCCAAGCTCAGTCAacaagtgtgtcagtgtgctgaaGTGACAGTTTAAATCTCTATCCAACAGTCCTGTTCCCGACTTGCCGGGCAAGACGCTTTTCTTCACTTTCAGCAATGAAGACGTCATCGAGAGGAGGCGGCATGGCCTGCAGAACTTTCTGGACAAGTCAGTGCCTTCTACTGTTTATTAGTGCTTTGCCCAGACCAAAGGTTTCACTTTGATACTCACACCAGCTGGTACCATAATATCGATACCACTGGAAATGACTGATGACCATAAAAATTATATgtctttaaaataaagaaatctgtTGTTTATGAGAGAACCCGTGGTGTTTACATGAGATCATAGGGAACATGGTTTTAGAAACATTATGACAattatgcattattatgcaatggatgattatgatgattgttttctttttgtgtgtgttgaatACCCGTGGTGTTCATCAACGATTATGAAGTAATAGGTCTGCCTGTCTATGTGGGTGTatgcggatgtgtgtgtgtgcaagctcatgtgtgtgacagtgagacagtgagagtgagagaaagagaatgtcGGTGTCTGCAagagtgcatgtgtttgtgttgtgtttagtgtgtgtgtttgtgtgtgagagaatctGTCGGTTTCAACAAgagtgcatgtgcttgtgttgtgtttagtgtgtatgtgtgtttgtgtgtgtgttcgtgagtCTGTCGGGGTCTGCAagagtgcatgtgtttgtgttgtgttgtgtgtgtgtgtgtgtgtgtgtgtgtgcgggcgggCGGGTGATCTGTGGGAATGGTTTTGTGTTTGCATATTGGTGTCAGAGAGCCGAGTTTCACCAACACAGACCTGGAGGCCGTGGCTGATGGAGATAGATGGAGCTGGTTCCCTGGCTGCGCATGTCTCCACACACCCTCTGCTGCTGACCCacacaatgaaaatgaacacCATAAATCTCATAGCCCCACTGGAAGGCAGCAGTGTTCATATCGTTTGCTCGTGTTTGCTGTGCTCAAAGCAGCCTGTGCTGTTTACATACGCTTTCCTTTGCCCAGCTGCGGTTCACTAAAAGTAGCGCATTAGGTTATGATGATATGGTGACCGCACGGTAATGTATGGACTTTGTATAGTTCTGAAATACAGGtcatgaagaacaaaaatactgaaaaaaacatatacatttatACTCCCTGTCCTTCGGGGATATTAAATTGAGGACAGTGACAAAATAGAATTGCACTTAAAATGAACAATGGAAGATTAGTTACCACAGAGCCAATTCTCCCTGCCTGTTTCAATCTATTCAGCAAACATTATAAACAGTGCTGCTTAATATTAATGGAATTCAAAATGTATCTAAAACAGATAAATGATTGtagattattttcatgttttaaggTGTGAAtggtttttaatttcatttctgggaaaacatttaaataatttttttaattttatctaGAATAGTCAATTGAGCTTTAGATCGTTTTAAAGACTCCTTTGTGGTGCACAGCATTGAATTCTTGCCTTCGTTTTAATGACCATGTGTCCACACATTCACCAGTTAGGAACATCTtttatttgatcagttaaataattttgtttccTCTTTTTATGTCATTGTTTGTGATGTAGCATAATAAGCACAACATGAACATCACACATTCTTCATGGAATgcttagctatttctgacataatgtgggtTAAGAGGACCATTCTCAACATAAAAAGCATGAATTTGGAAAAAAAtagcagcttgttaaaattaagGGATTGCAGTCGTGGCCGGAGCAAAAACCAGTATACACAAGGGTCCTCAGGACTGTTTTAGAGTATCATATACTGTTCTGTAGTCTATGTGCGGTTCTAATCTACTGTTAATTCCGATATGTTGACAGTGAACGTGTTATTTAGTAATTGATTGTAGTTGTGACAGGTAATTGTACAGGGACGGCCTGTAATGTAGTGGCTGGGGGGCGGGCTTGTAGCGGTGTTTCCTAACATGGATAATTGAAATAAACGATACAATTGGCTgacaaattgggagaaaatgggcgGGAAAAAatcagaaacgcacacacacaaaaaaaaaagtccgctaagtagctgtaatgtaatgtaggtcaCGCTAAtttttctgtactgtgtgtctgtacacagggTGGTGCACATGACTGTTTGCCTCTCGGACAGTCAGCTGCACTTGTTTCTGCAGACGCAGCTTCCCGTGGGCCACATTGAAGACTGTGTGCAGGGACACACCCCCTACACTGTGACTGACGCAATCCTCACCTATGCCTCTTCCAATCGCGGTTGGGCTCAGGAGGAAGAGAGTGTGGTCCAGGAACCAAGCCTCCTTTCGGTTTCATATGAATCCGTGGACAGGTACGAATCGTTTCATATCAACAAATGGATGAACAGAcacaaacctgacctctaaatggtacaaagttaaacatggcaaatttcttcacatttttaagAAAGATtactttgtattatttttacagtttcaaaataataaaaaatgaaaaaaaggccctgtgcaaaagtttgggaaccctgtcagttaatctcgcttttggaatttccccacattgttcctggcagaacacctctagctcagaaatattctttggtcTGCTTgaatgtacggcatgtttgagatctctccacggattttcagtaatattcaagtctgggtaCTGTGGTggtcattccaaaaccttcatccatctttcctggaggtacttcatggttgattttgaagtatgcttgggatcattgtcttgatggaatacccaacctctcttcaacttcaatgtctgggcTGACCTCAgcctatttttttatatttggaggaatccattcttccttctgctcgcacaatatttcctgtgcccccagctgccaaacAACCCGAAAGCATAATGGATAACCTTTTCTACAAAAGATACCTTTGGTGCTGGCCAAAAAGTTCCAATTTTGGTTTCTTCTGTCCAAAACATAAtcttccaaaaggcttcaggcttctcggtgttttcttttgcatacttcagacgcttaattttaTGTTGAGGTCGTAAGAAAAGCTTCTTTTTggaaactctgccatgtaggtctttgttgtttaaagtatgttgtattgctgtcctgtgaacagctagacctgtgcctgctactcttttttgcatcTCTTTTGAAGTTATGTGTGGGTTCtactgagcatttctcaccactTGGTCAGTTCTGTCTGAATATTTTCTTaatcttccagaccttgccttgacttcaactgtttcaACTATCCTCCATTTTCGAATATTGATTCTGACAGTCGAAGTAGGCAGTTTGAACGGTTCAGAGAGCTTTTTGTAGCTGACTCCTTGTTGGTGGAAataaaccatcttcattctgacataaattatatttatctcactcattgaagccctaacgagtaaatcacctgggtctgggccttagtaataatctttttaaaaagtaacaaagaataatccaaaagggttcctaAACTTTTGCACGTGGCCCTTatccttttttatcatttataaagagtaaaaataaaaataaaaaccaatctTGCTATAATATTAGCAGAATcttctcatgtttaactctgtaacatttacagttcaggtttgcttctgtttaccaagatattaattctaaaaggctttttgaccagggctgcccaaatttttgcatgcAACTGTATGGtcttaatttttaaataattttcccTGTCACACTATTTGAAGATCTCCTTCACATTTGAATGTTATATACAGGCAATCAGTGCTTTACAAAGAAACAGTGCAGATACTGCTTTTCGTGTTGCAGAGTTAATTTCTTCAATATAtccaaacagaaaaaataaaagtccatttgatttaaaatattatccacaatttcatttgcatgcatttatgttttGTCATAGTCCCCAAACAGTGCAACAATAACCCATTCCTGGACCAATAAGAGAATGGAGTGTAGTTTGTACTTCTCCAGCAGGGAGTAATGCTAGAATCATCTGTTTTTATTATCGGAAGCAAGAATGACACAGTCTGTAATGAAGACATACGCCACatacaataattgtttctcctgggTTTATCAATACAAGAGCCTCTATACAGGCCCAAGACAGTGGATTCCTAAATCACCTACATATTTCTAATGATTCTTAATTGATTTTCATGGCCACAGCTGCCTGTCATGTGCAAAATCACTGTGGATATTTGCTCTGTCGAGTGTTGAAGTTTTAATGAGCTTTATTTCTCAAACACAGCTTGCTACAGGTAGATGCCCATGAAAGAtacaaaaaaaccaaacaatccACCCAGTCCTCTAATTAGCACTTTATCCTAGGGAGATCCCAAAGTCTGTGCTCAGTAAATAAAGCTGCTATAGACATTAATGCAGCCTTGAGCAGCTAGAGACAGACTTTGGGACTGGGGAGCTCTTTAGGAACTCTGTGCTGTTGTACGGCTGCGGTAATACAAATGACTCTCTGCTTTGTttacagccctgctcctcatctaccTACCTTTAAAAATGAGGAAACCGTTGAGTTCAGGGCTAGTGTGACTGAAACCCACAAGAGGGATTTCCAAGAGACCTGCACTGATGAAATCAGTCATCATGCCAACACCTGTGTCATTAGGGGAACTGACACTAGTGTTGTAAAGAAATGCATTAATGTGGAGGATGTCCTAAAAGTTGATGTCCATGAGACTAACACCTGCGTGATTAAGGGAAGTGATACCAGAGTTGAAGAGGAATGCATTCATGAGGATGATGTCTTAAAGGTTGATGTCCATGAGACTGAGTCCTGTGTGCCTGGGAAAATGGAGGCAGCCATTGAGGAGAAGGACCCCTGTGAGGAACATACTTTCAAGGAAGATGTCCAGGAGATCAATATCTGTGTGTTAGGGGCAATGACGGGTGGTATCTGGGAACAGGATGCCAGTGAGGATCCTGTCCATGAAGCCAGTGTCCACGAGAACAACTCTGATGCTGACTCCAGACCTGACCTGTTGGACTCTGACACTTTTATTATAGAGGCCCCTCCAGCTCAAGTAAATGAGAGAGCCatgaaagagaaaaatgtcagaGAGGAAGATGTCCACCAGGAAGATGTCCAGGAGACCAACACCTGTGTGACTGAAGCAATGGAAGGTACCATCCAGAAGAAGGATTACAGCGAGGAGTCAGTCTATCAGGCCCATGAACATGACTGCAAATCTGATGTTCAGGATTTGAAGGAAAATGAAGGTCTTGATGAGAGCGATGTCCATGAAGCCAACATCTGCTTGATGTTACCTAGAGGTAGTGAGGCCAGCTGCAAAGAAAAGCACAGTAATGAGGGTGGTGTTCAAGTGGTTAATAATTATAAGACCAGCAACCGTGTGATTGAAGGAAAGGAGGACCCTACCATGGAGGAAAACTGTGAGGAAGAGCACAAGGTAGATGTCCGTGTGACTAATATCTGTGTGGTTGGGGAAACTGGGCACCGTGTCACAGAGAGGGACACCAATCATGAGGATGTCTACAGGGTAGTTGCCAACGGGAGCAGCATCTCCCTCAATAGGGCAATGGCGATCTCTGAGAAGGACACCAACGAGATTGCCTGTGAAACCAGTGCCCCCAAGGCCAATGACCATGAGGATGAATCCTTTTCTGAATCCACTTCTGACTCCAGATCTGATGCTGAGAACGTGGTCCCCATTATCACTCTTTCTGACACCCATGAGGTAGACACCAATGAAGATGTCCATAAGACCGACGCTTACAATACCAGCACTGGGACAGCTGATGTCTGTGAGCTGGACTGCCTTGTGTTAAAAGTCAGTGATGATATCCCGGAGAAGGCGTCCTATGATGCCAAGGCCAACACCGTATCTGGGGTCAGCGAGCCTGGTCTTCATGAAGGCTTACAAGACCCTCACGGCAACCCCATTGAAGGCCATTGTGCCAGAAGCTATGCCATCATCCACAAGCTAGATGACTGCAAAGCAGATGTTCCAGAGACAGGGAACCAGGAGCTTGAGCCCCCTGAGATGGACAACCACACTGGCTTCAATGGCCAACTAGAAGGAAAACTCTCTAACTACTGATCGGGTAGGTTGATGTAGGTTTTCTATGCGGTGTGCACTGAAAGATCAAAGAACAATAACTGAAATCCAGGTGGGCAGTGTAGTGCTGTTGCTGACCACTGAAGTAGTCTCTGTACTTCTCAGGACTGAAGTGGAGTGCGGTGGTGTCCCTTGCAGCATACAGGGATGTTCTTTAACTGGCCGCCTTTACCATTGGACATTAAAACGTTTTGTTATAGCTGTCATTACAGCTGAGCTCAGTCACAGGGCACCTGTAGCCATTATTCAAGCCTTCTTCAAGAGAAACCCATTGTTGCATCGACGAAAAGACCTGCTGTCTACACTCGGGCtcgattttctggatttttacaAGGGAAGGTAAATTAACACAATCGATTTTTATTGTGTCAAACTCATTCCCCAGATACTGAAGAAGTGCCCTTGTGGCAGCAACGGATCCTTTCATTGAGGAATTACTTGTAGTTAATGCTTGTGATGTCATTCGTCTGTACAGATTGGTGCCCCAGTGCTTTGGGTTTGCATTAACTGGGGGAAATTGGCTTGGGGACCAGTGATGTAGTATTTGAATGTTTGGTGTTCTTTGAGCCTGCAGTGTCACATTTATTTCTCTAATGTACAAAGGGAATCAAAGTCTGTGTGCCCTTCTCTAGCTTGCCGTCTTCAAAATGGTGCTAGTGCTAATGCATGGCTCAGATTTGTATAACTGATGCATCTTGGATACGTTTGAGGGATCTCTGTAGGCCTACCAATCTGTTCCAGATACTAGTTAGTTTAAAAAGTGGCTCCTTGATATAAACAGCTGATAGGCATTATGAATAGCAGTCTCTAGTCTAGTGTGTATGAAACTGTGTGTGAAGTTTGTACTCTTGGTCTCTGTTGGCCTCTGGGACAAGTCTGCTATCTTTAACTCCTTACCCAGCCCATGCATTCcatagttttttgtttgtctcCTGATCATAATGTaggattttacattttaatggcGGATATGTTTAGGTCCATACTGATGTTTTCAGGTGAGTGATTGGACATAAACACCATTTGGAAAGTGGTTTACAAAGCCTTGACCtcagatgaaaaataattatgtactgtatgctaaATGAGTATAGATTTCATTCAATTTATTTAACCACGGGTAGTCAGGAACGAAgagctgtttttgtgtgtgcttgcgagTGCCCGTTCGTGTGAGATGAGGTTAGTACCATTTTGATATTGCATTTAAACAGTTCTGGAAGCTTCTCTGGGGGGGGATGACTCGACTGCATTCCTTTTGTTCCATTGCTCTGTGCCCCAGAGCAAGTCAcaacagagagaggagtgaacCTTTCCCATCGTGAGTGGTTTCCATGGTTACATATACAATCCCCCAGGCCTATCCCTCCAGACCGCAGCGGGGATGTGGTCCTAGGAGGTATGTAGCACACTCATTGTGATACTGTGGCACTACAGCAGTGTAGCATTGCTGTTATCCTCCACAGtattgtgagaatgttgtgATAGCCCTCCCATCTCTGCATGCTAGGTGGAGTGGTTTTGTGCTAACCACAGGATtgttgcctttaaaaaaaaaaaaaaaaaaagaaggaaagaaaataaactttttcTGGTTTTATTGACAATGAGGAATTAGTGATGTTACACAAACCTAGTTCAGCCATTCTGTTCTCAAGTATAACTAAATATGTGGAAATCTGTCTTCTGTCTGTGCACACATCtgttttgtgctatttttaagGGAACTGTTCATACACTATTCACCAATTTAGTCTTGTTATTTCAAGTTCTGAAAGGGTTGAAATTCTTCTCTGAGCCAACCAAATAGGGAAAGCGTGATTTGTGTGCTGAGGAATCAATCTTCTGCTGTGCACATGAATGAGTATGTTAGATTGTAGAGGGTACTTACAGTGCAGGTTTCACTGTGATTCTGTTACATATATTTTGTACACGTCATGACACTAACTCATTCGGAACTACACGCCTGGATGTTAAAGCATGCTTCCTTGTTCTCCATTTTATCCAGTTTTATTCCATTCTTTCATGTTTTCCTTTGTATatgttttggtttcaaacaCATGAACatgtattatttaatttgataaATTGTGGAACGCTACCAATATGTATAGAAATAGTTTTTAAATAGATTATTTTAATGATCTTTGTGCACAAAGGTGACTTTAACCATGCTTTCGTTTGTACATGGAGTTTTATTGCGTAGGGTTTTCATTAATGCTTGTAGTCTCTCAACTGGAATACTCCGTGAAGCCATGCCGTATGCAACAAATGCATTTGTCAACATTACTTTGAAACCTGAGATGCACTTTATCAtgggaaataaaatgttttgaaacccCTCTTGCCACGTGTCTGTTGTCgggctgtctgtgagagagtgaccTTGGCGTCCTTGGGGATGTCGACCTGCGGGGTCAGGGTGGATGACTGGTGGCCCTGCGTCTCTTCCTGTCACCCACTGTGGGATAATGCA from Conger conger chromosome 2, fConCon1.1, whole genome shotgun sequence encodes the following:
- the snx11 gene encoding sorting nexin-11, whose product is MIKNQEEDEFIAVRVQDPRVQNEGFWNSYVDFKIFLHTNSKAFTAKTSCVRRRYSEFVWLKKKLQKNSGLVPVPDLPGKTLFFTFSNEDVIERRRHGLQNFLDKVVHMTVCLSDSQLHLFLQTQLPVGHIEDCVQGHTPYTVTDAILTYASSNRGWAQEEESVVQEPSLLSVSYESVDSPAPHLPTFKNEETVEFRASVTETHKRDFQETCTDEISHHANTCVIRGTDTSVVKKCINVEDVLKVDVHETNTCVIKGSDTRVEEECIHEDDVLKVDVHETESCVPGKMEAAIEEKDPCEEHTFKEDVQEINICVLGAMTGGIWEQDASEDPVHEASVHENNSDADSRPDLLDSDTFIIEAPPAQVNERAMKEKNVREEDVHQEDVQETNTCVTEAMEGTIQKKDYSEESVYQAHEHDCKSDVQDLKENEGLDESDVHEANICLMLPRGSEASCKEKHSNEGGVQVVNNYKTSNRVIEGKEDPTMEENCEEEHKVDVRVTNICVVGETGHRVTERDTNHEDVYRVVANGSSISLNRAMAISEKDTNEIACETSAPKANDHEDESFSESTSDSRSDAENVVPIITLSDTHEVDTNEDVHKTDAYNTSTGTADVCELDCLVLKVSDDIPEKASYDAKANTVSGVSEPGLHEGLQDPHGNPIEGHCARSYAIIHKLDDCKADVPETGNQELEPPEMDNHTGFNGQLEGKLSNY